A genomic stretch from Oreochromis aureus strain Israel breed Guangdong linkage group 17, ZZ_aureus, whole genome shotgun sequence includes:
- the LOC120433985 gene encoding mucin-5AC-like, translating into MTTAQSTMPATTTTTGATNTTTTPTTTVSGPTTTTTTPPTTTTAPPTMTTALPTTTTAPLTTTTTPATITTASPTTTTTTAVPITTTAPATTTTTSTSTTTEPPTTTTSRPTTTIVPLTTTTAPPTTTTTTPTTSTPPPTTTTAPPTTTPPTTTTAPPTTTTAPPTTTTPMTVTTPPTTTTAPPTTTTTPPTTTTAPPTTTTTPPTTTTAPPTTTTAPPTTTTTTPTTSTPPTTTTAPPTTTPLTTTTAPPTTTTTTPPTTTTTTPTTTTAPPTTTTAPPTTTTPMTVTTPPTTTTAPPTTTTTPPTTTTAHPTTTTTTTPTTTTAPPTTTTAPPTTTTTPTTSTPPPTTTTAPPTTTTAPPTTTTTTPTTSTPSPTTATAPPTTTTTPPTTTTAPPTTTTTTPPTTTTTPPTTTIALPTTTTAPPTTTTTTPTTTTAPPTTTTTTPTTTTAPPTTTTTTPPTTTTAPPTTTTAPPTTTTTPPTTTTAPPTTTITTPPTTTTAPPTTTTPPPTTTTAPPTTTTTPPTTTTAPPTTITTPPPNTTTAPMTMTPPTTTTAPPTTTTTTPPTTTTPPPTTTTAPPTTTTAPPTTTTTPPTTTTHLQQRPRHHQPLQQHLRPRQHTSDHYNTTSNYNNNNTNHYNSISNHHFNTTTNHYNSTSDNDHDTTNHYNSTSDHDNSTSNHNNTNDPPPTTTTTPPTTTTAHPTTTTTTPPTT; encoded by the exons ATGACCACAGCACAAAGCACAATGCCGGCAACCACCACTACAACAGGAGCAACGAACACCACAACGACACCAACAACAACTGTAAGTGGAcctacaaccacaacaacaacacctccgACCACCACAACAGCACCTCCAACTATGACAACAGCACtaccaaccactacaacagcaccttTGACCACCACAACGACACCAGCAACCATTACAACAGCATCtccaaccaccaccaccacaacagcagTACCAATCACTACAACAGCACCTGCAACCACCACAACCACATCAACAAGCACTACAACAGAACCTCCGACCACGACAACCTCTAGACCAACTACCACAATAGTGCCTCTgaccactacaacagcacctccaaccacaacaacaacaacaccaaccacttcaacaccaccaccaaccactacaacagcacctccgaccacgacaccaccaaccactacaacagcacctccgaccactacaacagcacctccaaccacaacaacaccaATGACCGTTACAACgccaccaaccactacaacagcacctccaacCACGACCACGacaccaccaaccactacaacagcacctccaaccactacaacaacaccaccaacgactacaacagcacctccgaccactacaacagcacctccaaccacaacaacaacaacaccaaccacttcaacaccaccaaccactacaacagcacctccgacCACGACACCACtaaccactacaacagcacctccgaccaccactacaactacaccaccgaccactacaacaacaacaccaacgactacaacagcacctccgaccactacaacagcacctccaaccacaacaacaccaATGACCGTTACAacaccaccaaccactacaacagcacctccgacCACGACCACGacaccaccaaccactacaacagcacatccaaccaccactacaacaacaacaccaacgactacaacagcacctccgaccactacaacagcacctccaaccacaacaacaacaccaaccacttcaacaccaccaccaaccactacaacagcacctccgaccactacaacagcacctccaaccacaacaacaacaacaccaaccaCTTCAACACCATCACCAACCACTGCAACAGCACCTCCGACCACGACCACGacaccaccaaccactacaacagcacctccgacCACCACTACTACAacaccaccaaccactacaacaacACCACCAACGACTACAATAGCACTTCCgaccactacaacagcacctccaaccactacaacaacaacaccaaccactacaacagcacctccaaccaccactacaacaacaccaaccactacaacagcacctccaaccaccactacaacaacaccaccaaccactacaacagcaccaccaaccactacaacagcacctccgacCACGACCACAacaccaccaaccactacaacagcacctccaacCACCACTATAACAACACCACCAACgactacaacagcacctccgaccactacaacaccaccaccaaccactacaacagcacctccgacCACGACCACGacaccaccaaccactacaacagcacctccgacCACTATAACA ACACCACCACCAAACACTACAACAGCACCTATGACCATGacaccaccaaccactacaacagcacctccgacCACCACTACAACAACACCACCGACCACTACAACACCACCACCAACgactacaacagcacctccgaccactacaacagcacctccaacCACGACCACGacaccaccaaccactacaaca cacctccaacAACGACCACGACACCACCAACCACTGCAACAGCACCTCCGACCACGACAACA cacctccgacCACTACAACACCACctccaactacaacaacaacaacaccaaccactacaacagcatCTCCAACCACCACTtcaacaccaccaccaaccactacaacagcacctccgacAACGACCACGacaccaccaaccactacaacagcacctccgacCACGACAACAGCACCTCTAACCACAACAACACCAATGACC cacctccgacCACGACCACGacaccaccaaccactacaacagcccatccaaccaccactacaacaacaccaccaacgact